One region of Carya illinoinensis cultivar Pawnee chromosome 8, C.illinoinensisPawnee_v1, whole genome shotgun sequence genomic DNA includes:
- the LOC122318500 gene encoding uncharacterized protein LOC122318500 isoform X1, with amino-acid sequence MAVAFTNLSWWLWSGKYQEPRISNGSSINSSSDSSVWESDALKFPLAKRANIASTSRRMKRKWHSREERKIDREYDVVLVPSDGGCVSGSESDDSDWSIGWLEPHGPGFQSDDDPDDSFAVLVPCYGHGYNDLVGDSKKNILSTTTGSILDHYVDESKKYMEQWLSSLPSS; translated from the exons ATGGCAGTGGCTTTTACCAATCTTTCATGGTGGTTGTGGAGTGGGAAGTATCAAGAGCCCCGAATTTCCAATGGATCTTCTATAAATTCTTCATCTGATTCGAGTGTGTGGGAATCTGATGCTCTGAAATTTCCTCTGGCTAAACGTGCCAATATAGCCTCCACATCAAGAAGGATGAAGCGGAAATGGCATAGTCGGGAAGAGCggaaaattgatagggaatatgATGTTGTTCTTGTCCCATCTGATGGGGGGTGTGTTTCGGGTTCAGAGTCTGATGATTCAGATTGGTCAATTGGATGGTTGGAGCCTCACGGACCTGGGTTCCAGAGTGATGATGATCCTGACGACAGTTTTGCTGTGCTGGTTCCATGCTATGGGCATGGCTATAATGATCTAGTGGGggattcaaagaaaaatatcttgagcACCACTACTGGTAGCATCCTGGATCATTATGTAGATG AGAGCAAGAAATATATGGAACAGTGGCTCTCTTCTCTTCCAAGCAGCTGA
- the LOC122318500 gene encoding uncharacterized protein LOC122318500 isoform X2 yields MKRKWHSREERKIDREYDVVLVPSDGGCVSGSESDDSDWSIGWLEPHGPGFQSDDDPDDSFAVLVPCYGHGYNDLVGDSKKNILSTTTGSILDHYVDESKKYMEQWLSSLPSS; encoded by the exons ATGAAGCGGAAATGGCATAGTCGGGAAGAGCggaaaattgatagggaatatgATGTTGTTCTTGTCCCATCTGATGGGGGGTGTGTTTCGGGTTCAGAGTCTGATGATTCAGATTGGTCAATTGGATGGTTGGAGCCTCACGGACCTGGGTTCCAGAGTGATGATGATCCTGACGACAGTTTTGCTGTGCTGGTTCCATGCTATGGGCATGGCTATAATGATCTAGTGGGggattcaaagaaaaatatcttgagcACCACTACTGGTAGCATCCTGGATCATTATGTAGATG AGAGCAAGAAATATATGGAACAGTGGCTCTCTTCTCTTCCAAGCAGCTGA
- the LOC122318499 gene encoding uncharacterized protein LOC122318499 has protein sequence MVEKTKKLLKGSLSEEDISTLLQRYTATTVLALLQEVAHCPDVKIDWNALVKNTSTGISDAREYQMLWRHLAYRHDLLGKLEYGAHPLDDDSDLEYEVGAFPIVSSDVSTEAAACVKVLIASGLPSECSFPTSSIVEAPLTINIPNGWSSKAPSENSEATCSMQGTNITIPVSLQKMPLPAATRVEGLDANGSASSVPPRRKRKPWSEAEDMELIAAVQKCGEGNWANILRGDFKGDRTASQLSQRWAIIRKRRDDLNVGPNSTRSQLSEERRAAHHAMSLALDMPIRNLPVARPAGMNTTSNSVLPPTALPSSVLQVQDQPYECSNATKSSAIGSLGSKSKAQSSIKPKTKPTLGSDSALRATAVAAGARIASPSDAASFIKATQAKSAVHFKPTDGSSTKLSMPGGVSTLSDTQTNVRYICPGLEAKPCSSYHAGNVTNTAVHTGSVKAVPPTVQHASSSFAIPLNLSSSEQANAVSSTLPSEVLPKQEVMAAEEIKVSKSGYALKEEVQDGARASQYAQKERVREDEALSADLKTHFKKQMADVKNSVSSLNM, from the exons atggttGAGAAAACCAAGAAACTCTTGAAGGGATCCTTAAGCGAAGAAGACATCTCCACTCTCCTACAAAg GTATACGGCGACGACAGTGCTGGCGCTGCTTCAGGAAGTGGCGCATTGTCCTGACGTTAAGATCGATTGGAACGCCTTGGTGAAGAATACTTCAACTGGAATTTCGGATGCTCGGGAGTATCAGATGCTATGGCGCCATTTAGCCTATCGCCACGATTTGCTCGGTAAATTGGAATATGGAGCACATCCTCTG GATGATGATAGTGATTTAGAGTATGAAGTTGGAGCTTTTCCTATTGTTAGCAGTGATGTATCGACAGAGGCTGCAGCATGTGTAAAG GTATTAATTGCCTCTGGTTTACCAAGTGAGTGTAGTTTCCCAACCAGCTCAATAGTTGAGGCTCCGTTAACTATAAATATACCTAATGGTTGGTCATCCAAAGCTCCTTCAGAAAACTCAGAAGCCACTTGCTCAATGCAAGGGACGAACATTACTATTCCTGTTTCTCTTCAGAAAATGCCCCTTCCTGCAGCTACACGTGTAGAAGGATTGGATGCAAATGGATCTGCAAGTAGTGTGCCTCCTCGAAGGAAAAGAAAACCTTGGTCAGAGGCAGAGGATATGGAGCTGATTGCTGCTGTGCAAAAATGCGGTGAAGGAAATTGGGCAAATATTTTAAGAGGAGACTTCAAGGGTGATAGGACCGCTTCTCAGCTATCTCAG AGGTGGGCAATTATTAGGAAGAGACGCGACGACTTGAATGTGGGGCCTAACTCCACTCGCTCACAACTGTCTGAAGAACGGCGGGCAGCTCATCATGCAATGTCCTTAGCCCTCGATATGCCTATTAGAAACTTACCAGTAGCACGCCCTG CTGGCATGAATACAACCAGCAACTCTGTGCTTCCTCCTACTGCTCTTCCCAGCAGTGTTTTACAGGTCCAAGACCAGCCTTATGAATGCTCCAACGCTACAAAATCCTCTGCCATTGGGTCATTGGGTTCAAAATCAAAAGCTCAATCCTCCATAAAACCTAAAACAAAGCCTACTCTTGGTTCAGATTCTGCTTTGAGAGCAACTGCAGTTGCTGCTGGGGCCCGCATTGCTTCTCCATCAGATGCTGCGTCATTTATTAAGGCTACTCAGGCAAAGAGTGCTGTCCATTTCAAACCCACGGATGGTTCTTCAACCAAATTGTCTATGCCTGGTGGTGTGTCAACACTGTCAGATACTCAAACTAATGTCCGCTATATTTGTCCTGGACTTGAAGCCAAACCTTGTTCCTCCTATCATGCTGGCAATGTCACAAATACTGCTGTACATACTGGTTCAGTAAAAGCTGTCCCGCCAACAGTTCAGCATGCTTCATCTTCTTTTGCCATACCATTGAATTTGTCATCATCTGAACAGGCTAATGCTGTTAGCTCAACTCTGCCCTCTGAAGTCCTGCCAAAGCAAGAGGTTATGGCTGCAGAGGAGATCAAAGTTTCTAAGTCAGGTTATGCACTGAAAGAAGAAGTCCAAGATGGAGCTCGTGCCTCACAATATGCACagaaagagagagttagagAGGATGAAGCCCTTTCAGCGGACTTGAAGACACATTTCAAAAAGCAAATGGCTGATGTTAAAAATTCTGTTAGTTCTTTGAACATGTAG